In a single window of the Chondrocystis sp. NIES-4102 genome:
- a CDS encoding heterocyst specific ABC-transporter, membrane spanning subunit DevC homolog — MSKLIEFPVSMNLNIALTVLLLNILMCTVAGAIALKKLRNADPADIFD; from the coding sequence ATGAGCAAGTTGATCGAGTTTCCTGTAAGTATGAACTTAAACATTGCCCTAACAGTTTTGCTACTAAATATACTAATGTGTACTGTAGCTGGAGCGATCGCTCTAAAAAAACTTCGTAATGCAGATCCTGCCGATATTTTCGACTAA
- a CDS encoding WD-40 repeat protein, with protein MCPRVKSRPPITAKSTSAKLWILLVGVNQYQDLDNLSSLEYSALDCQGLGEALKEATASFAAKEMIIHHDFVPQRPYIKEVQRSLLYILNSVNSEDTILFYFSGHGILDAKTQQVVLCLADTNVNQLFTTGLPLNNLLNQLGNCAASQQLVWLDACHSGGMTLRGTNKEYLPNASTQLVEVLRHQASESKGFYALLSCDQTQQSWEFPELGHGVFTYYLMRGLRGEAADSQGVIEADALYQYVYHQTLRYIDKTNQQIRLINQQKSSRGEARLQSEFPLQTPKRIVEGFGKLVLGKKSHCNLEINPRQGLVIDGGFKANRTTFALSQILQHGGQFNLRYFPQTNEPWSQVKGAIINCLNAKVESKSNIEVVTALIYLRGEIENTSTGESWLVLGDGVRLSRSWIRKVLKNSCATQHIIILDCPGENSLAEWVEDLQLEAERGQCIIAANAPLNNSGQFADAVLETLKNNDNQTELTVAAWITQLQISLAGTGILPQIWLSGSKGVIDILPAKNIAKEYQSVFDLGICPYMGLEAFREDNAEYFYGRSPLITKLFNQINHNSSIAVVGASGSGKSSVVQAGLVAQLRQGKQIPNSDRWWVGCFRPGDKPIQALAKVLTDSINPLSQAQEQLQIEGLLYQGVDGFVCWLRTRTEPMVLLIIDQFEELFTLAKEGERQEFLNLILGAIQYASDRFKFILTIRADFVAACLEIPALAQILQQSTVLVPPYLTEADYRSVIVQPAKQVGLKVESGLVELLLQDLDRSAGDLPLLQFTLQQLWQNRQDGQLTLNAYQKLGGVKGALERQAQAVYDSLDPQSQDCARWIFLNLTQLGEGTEDTRRRITKSDLIVAKYPEKLIDQTLQILTDAKLLVLNIDDGSKLGQSRSGDQAGEEDQLLLATMRQEATVEVVHEILIRHWSTLRWWLEENRTRLRSQRQIEQAALLWQQKDCNGDFLLRGIRLAEAEEIFIKYTDELSNTAKEFVAVCIDAKLTEEKETKQRLRKAQLSAIALGILGLAASSFAIISYRQKLITKLENIDSYNAVAEAQLLSNQQLESRATSVKAGENLQDINRLDQVLVGQHNWLDTKFKTAATLQQSIYGTQEMERWGSDGQQINRVSVSDDGLLIAGLSDDQNIKIWSNDGDLIKTLPSKEVRDKSIFIEYNNLNYQLPNPIAIAASKKYLISFINEKTVEIRNKDNNKIISSYSLPEIVTQANISPDGQIVATATVDGKIQLWGKDGILQQTLNGHSGEVLDLKFIPHETEGKERYQLLSTGVDKTIRIWQVYNRYLKQNESIYTVAVSPTEKNTFAAGDWNGKIKIWQNNPDGTQKLIRTIAGHNDSINQIKYSPDGKLIASVSWERNIKIWNAETGQLINTLRGNNEGINTIAFTPDGQTLVSGGEDRNIKIWNVATGQLINTLTGHTDSIKTVTISPDGKMIATAGYDKTIKIWSIAGELLQTINAHNLAINSLQFTPDSKILASASWDNTIKLWLIKNSGTNSELLHILTGHQDGVTTISFNSDGTVIATGSGDRTIKLWDTQTGSLIKNLRGHTSQINSLAFSIDDQYIISGEEQQGLFWWNLNLDSLLTQGLTM; from the coding sequence ATGTGTCCTCGTGTTAAATCTCGTCCTCCCATAACCGCAAAATCTACATCTGCTAAACTATGGATTCTATTGGTTGGAGTGAATCAATACCAGGATCTAGATAATTTATCTTCCTTGGAATATTCAGCCTTAGATTGTCAGGGGTTGGGAGAAGCACTTAAGGAAGCAACTGCAAGCTTTGCTGCTAAGGAAATGATCATTCATCATGATTTTGTTCCACAACGTCCTTATATTAAGGAAGTTCAACGTAGTTTATTATATATTCTAAATTCTGTTAATTCTGAAGATACGATACTATTTTATTTTTCAGGACACGGTATTTTAGATGCTAAAACGCAACAGGTTGTTTTATGCCTTGCTGATACCAATGTTAATCAATTATTCACCACAGGTTTACCTTTAAATAATTTGTTGAATCAATTAGGTAATTGTGCAGCCAGTCAACAATTGGTTTGGTTAGATGCTTGTCATAGTGGTGGGATGACATTGAGGGGGACAAACAAGGAATATTTACCCAATGCTAGTACTCAGTTGGTGGAAGTTTTAAGACATCAAGCTTCTGAAAGTAAAGGTTTTTATGCTTTGTTATCTTGTGATCAGACTCAACAGTCTTGGGAATTTCCAGAATTAGGACATGGGGTATTTACTTACTATTTGATGCGGGGTTTGCGGGGGGAGGCTGCTGATTCTCAGGGTGTTATTGAGGCTGATGCCTTATATCAATATGTTTATCATCAAACCTTACGATACATTGATAAGACTAATCAACAAATACGCTTAATTAATCAACAAAAAAGTAGTCGGGGAGAAGCAAGGCTGCAATCGGAATTTCCTTTACAAACTCCTAAAAGAATTGTTGAAGGATTTGGTAAACTTGTACTAGGAAAGAAATCTCACTGTAATCTAGAGATTAATCCCCGTCAAGGATTAGTTATTGATGGTGGTTTTAAAGCCAATCGTACTACTTTTGCCTTGAGTCAAATACTACAGCATGGTGGACAATTTAATTTAAGATATTTCCCTCAGACTAATGAACCTTGGTCACAGGTAAAAGGGGCTATTATTAATTGTTTAAACGCCAAAGTAGAATCTAAAAGTAATATCGAAGTTGTCACAGCTTTAATTTATCTTAGGGGAGAGATTGAAAACACCTCTACTGGCGAATCTTGGCTAGTTTTGGGAGATGGGGTGCGTTTATCCCGTTCTTGGATTAGAAAGGTTTTAAAGAATTCTTGTGCTACACAGCATATTATTATTTTAGATTGTCCTGGAGAAAATTCTTTAGCTGAGTGGGTAGAAGATTTACAGCTAGAAGCAGAAAGGGGACAATGTATTATTGCTGCCAATGCACCATTAAATAATTCTGGTCAATTTGCCGATGCAGTATTAGAGACTCTAAAAAATAATGATAATCAGACTGAATTAACTGTTGCAGCTTGGATAACTCAATTACAAATTAGTTTAGCAGGAACAGGTATTCTCCCCCAGATTTGGCTATCGGGTAGTAAAGGAGTGATTGATATACTTCCTGCTAAAAATATCGCCAAAGAATATCAATCGGTATTTGATTTGGGTATCTGTCCTTATATGGGTTTAGAGGCTTTTAGGGAGGATAATGCAGAATATTTTTACGGTCGATCGCCTTTAATTACGAAATTATTCAACCAAATTAACCATAATTCTAGTATAGCGGTGGTGGGTGCTTCAGGGAGTGGCAAATCCTCCGTAGTGCAAGCAGGATTAGTGGCGCAACTGAGACAGGGTAAACAAATTCCCAATAGCGATCGCTGGTGGGTAGGATGTTTTCGTCCTGGAGATAAACCTATTCAAGCTTTGGCTAAAGTATTAACTGATTCTATAAATCCCTTGTCCCAAGCCCAAGAACAGTTACAGATTGAGGGACTATTGTATCAAGGAGTAGATGGCTTTGTTTGCTGGTTGAGAACTCGCACAGAACCAATGGTGTTACTGATTATCGATCAGTTTGAGGAATTATTTACCTTAGCAAAGGAAGGAGAACGTCAAGAATTTCTTAATTTAATCTTAGGTGCAATTCAATATGCCAGCGATCGCTTTAAATTTATTTTAACTATTAGGGCAGATTTTGTAGCTGCTTGTTTAGAAATTCCTGCTTTAGCCCAAATTTTGCAGCAATCTACTGTATTAGTACCTCCATATCTTACAGAAGCGGATTATCGGAGTGTGATAGTCCAACCAGCTAAACAAGTAGGGTTAAAAGTAGAGTCGGGGTTAGTGGAATTATTATTGCAGGATTTAGATCGATCTGCTGGAGATCTACCCTTATTACAGTTTACCCTGCAACAACTTTGGCAGAATCGTCAGGATGGTCAATTAACCCTCAATGCTTATCAAAAATTGGGAGGTGTTAAAGGTGCATTAGAAAGACAGGCACAGGCAGTATATGATAGTCTTGATCCTCAATCTCAAGATTGTGCGCGCTGGATTTTTCTAAACTTGACTCAATTGGGAGAAGGTACAGAAGATACTCGTCGTCGAATTACTAAATCGGATTTGATTGTAGCTAAATATCCAGAAAAACTAATTGATCAAACTCTACAAATTCTCACTGATGCCAAATTACTAGTATTAAATATCGATGATGGTAGCAAATTGGGTCAAAGCCGTAGTGGAGATCAAGCTGGTGAGGAAGATCAATTATTGCTTGCGACCATGCGCCAAGAGGCTACAGTAGAAGTTGTACATGAAATTCTCATCCGTCATTGGTCTACTTTACGTTGGTGGTTGGAAGAAAATCGGACAAGATTGCGATCGCAGCGTCAAATTGAACAAGCAGCCCTTTTATGGCAACAAAAAGATTGTAATGGGGATTTTTTATTACGCGGTATCCGTTTAGCCGAAGCCGAAGAAATTTTTATTAAATATACTGATGAGTTATCTAATACAGCTAAAGAATTTGTGGCTGTTTGTATTGATGCTAAACTTACTGAGGAAAAAGAAACTAAACAACGTTTACGTAAAGCACAGTTAAGCGCGATCGCTTTAGGTATTTTGGGTTTGGCTGCTAGTAGTTTTGCTATTATTAGTTACCGTCAGAAATTAATTACTAAACTTGAAAATATTGATAGCTATAATGCTGTGGCTGAAGCGCAATTGTTATCTAATCAACAGTTGGAATCTCGTGCTACTAGTGTTAAAGCTGGGGAGAATTTACAAGACATTAATCGTTTGGATCAAGTATTAGTTGGTCAGCATAATTGGTTGGATACAAAATTTAAAACAGCAGCCACTTTACAACAGTCTATTTATGGCACGCAAGAAATGGAACGTTGGGGAAGTGATGGTCAGCAAATTAATCGGGTTAGCGTGAGTGATGATGGATTATTAATTGCAGGCTTAAGTGATGATCAAAATATTAAAATATGGTCAAATGATGGTGATTTGATTAAAACTTTACCCAGTAAAGAAGTAAGGGATAAATCAATCTTTATTGAATATAATAATCTAAATTATCAGCTACCTAATCCTATAGCTATAGCAGCAAGTAAAAAATATCTAATATCTTTTATTAATGAAAAAACAGTAGAAATTAGAAATAAGGATAATAATAAAATAATTTCTTCCTATTCCCTTCCAGAAATAGTTACCCAAGCTAATATAAGTCCTGATGGTCAGATAGTAGCTACTGCCACTGTTGATGGCAAAATTCAGCTTTGGGGTAAAGATGGGATATTGCAACAAACATTGAATGGACATAGTGGAGAGGTTTTAGATCTTAAATTCATTCCTCATGAAACTGAAGGGAAGGAGCGTTATCAACTTCTTTCTACAGGAGTAGATAAAACTATTAGAATTTGGCAAGTATATAATCGCTACTTAAAACAAAACGAAAGCATTTATACTGTCGCTGTCTCGCCAACCGAAAAAAATACTTTTGCTGCTGGTGATTGGAATGGAAAAATAAAAATTTGGCAGAATAATCCTGACGGAACACAAAAACTAATTCGTACAATAGCAGGACATAATGATAGTATTAACCAAATAAAATATAGTCCTGATGGTAAATTAATTGCTTCGGTTAGTTGGGAGAGAAATATCAAAATTTGGAATGCAGAAACAGGACAACTAATTAATACCTTAAGAGGGAATAATGAGGGTATAAATACTATAGCTTTTACCCCAGATGGTCAAACTTTAGTTTCAGGTGGCGAAGATAGAAATATTAAAATTTGGAATGTAGCAACAGGACAACTAATTAACACCTTAACAGGACATACAGATAGTATAAAAACAGTTACAATTAGCCCTGATGGTAAGATGATAGCAACGGCAGGATATGATAAAACAATTAAAATATGGAGTATTGCAGGAGAACTACTACAAACCATTAATGCTCATAATTTAGCAATTAATTCTCTACAATTCACCCCTGATAGTAAAATACTCGCTTCTGCAAGTTGGGATAATACTATAAAACTATGGTTAATTAAAAACTCAGGTACAAATAGCGAATTACTGCATATCCTTACAGGACATCAAGATGGCGTTACTACAATTAGTTTTAATAGCGATGGTACAGTAATAGCTACAGGAAGTGGCGATCGCACTATTAAACTTTGGGATACCCAAACAGGATCACTAATTAAAAATTTACGCGGACATACTAGTCAAATAAACAGTCTCGCTTTTAGTATTGATGATCAATATATCATTAGTGGCGAAGAACAACAGGGTTTATTTTGGTGGAATCTTAACTTAGATAGTTTGTTAACCCAAGGACTGACAATGTAA
- a CDS encoding response regulator receiver protein yields MSTHKVLVIDDSKVIRMRVKDMLPEGNFEIIEAKDGLEGFNLIKAENPNLIMLDFLLPKMSGWEVYQEIQKQQRFRSIPLVLMSGRKEEVTDKISEPFEYFSFVEKPFDREQLVDAIKDAMVKAKKQPQSTISNSIADSYALAPSPDTSALTSEIELLKLKIAKLEQESEQLKKQFNQLVSFIKQKLK; encoded by the coding sequence GTGTCAACGCACAAAGTTCTAGTTATTGACGATAGTAAAGTCATTAGAATGAGAGTTAAAGATATGTTGCCAGAGGGCAACTTTGAGATTATTGAGGCAAAAGATGGTCTAGAAGGATTTAATTTGATTAAAGCAGAGAATCCTAACCTAATTATGTTAGATTTTTTGCTACCAAAAATGAGTGGATGGGAAGTATATCAAGAAATTCAGAAGCAACAGAGATTTCGCTCAATTCCTTTAGTGTTAATGTCTGGTCGTAAGGAGGAGGTTACAGATAAGATATCCGAACCTTTTGAATATTTTTCTTTCGTAGAAAAGCCATTTGATCGCGAACAATTAGTAGACGCGATTAAAGATGCTATGGTTAAGGCTAAAAAACAGCCTCAAAGCACAATTTCAAATAGTATAGCTGATAGTTATGCTTTAGCACCTAGCCCAGATACATCAGCTTTGACTTCCGAAATTGAACTTTTGAAACTTAAAATTGCTAAATTAGAGCAAGAATCAGAACAATTGAAAAAACAGTTTAATCAATTGGTAAGCTTTATTAAGCAAAAACTTAAATAA
- a CDS encoding photosystem II chlorophyll-binding protein CP47, with protein sequence MGLPWYRVHTVVLNDPGRLISVHLMHTALVAGWAGSMALFELATFDPSDAVLNPMWRQGMFVLPFMARLGVDTSWGGWSVTGATGLDPGYWSFEGVAIAHIVLSGLLFLAAVWHWVYWDLDLFVDSRTGQPALDLPKMFGIHLFLSGLLCFGFGAFHLTGLWGPGMWVSDAFGLTGHVQPVAPEWGPAGFNPFNPGGVVAHHIAAGIVGIIAGLFHLSVRPPERLYKALRMGNIETVLSSSIAAVFFAAFVVTGTMWYGNATTPIELFGPTRYQWDQGYFKQEIERRVATAMDDGLSRSEAWSAIPEKLAFYDYVGNSPAKGGLFRTGAMDSGDGIAQEWLGHAVFTDAEGRELEVRRMPNFFETFPVILTDSDGVVRADIPFRRAESKLSVEQSGVTVAFYGGALDGETFDDPSAVKKYARKAQLGEAFVFDTETLSSDGVFRTSPRGWFTFGHACFALLFFFGHIWHGSRTLYRDVFAGVDPELEEEQVEWGFYQKVGDKSTRSAKGA encoded by the coding sequence ATGGGACTACCTTGGTATCGAGTTCATACAGTCGTCCTGAATGATCCAGGCAGACTAATATCAGTTCATTTAATGCATACTGCTTTAGTGGCAGGCTGGGCAGGTTCAATGGCTCTATTTGAGTTAGCCACTTTTGATCCTAGCGATGCTGTATTAAATCCCATGTGGCGACAAGGTATGTTTGTACTACCTTTTATGGCTCGTCTTGGGGTAGATACATCATGGGGTGGCTGGAGCGTCACTGGAGCAACAGGTTTAGATCCTGGTTATTGGTCTTTTGAAGGTGTTGCGATCGCTCATATCGTTTTATCTGGTTTATTATTTTTAGCAGCAGTATGGCATTGGGTTTATTGGGATTTAGACCTATTTGTTGATTCTCGTACTGGTCAACCAGCTTTAGATTTGCCAAAAATGTTTGGTATCCATTTATTTTTGTCAGGTCTACTATGTTTCGGTTTTGGTGCGTTCCACCTCACAGGCTTGTGGGGTCCTGGAATGTGGGTATCTGATGCCTTTGGGTTAACAGGTCACGTACAGCCAGTTGCACCTGAATGGGGTCCTGCGGGATTTAATCCTTTTAATCCTGGTGGAGTTGTAGCCCATCACATCGCTGCTGGTATTGTTGGTATTATTGCTGGTTTATTTCACCTCAGTGTTCGTCCTCCAGAAAGACTTTATAAAGCTCTGAGAATGGGTAACATTGAAACTGTTCTCTCAAGTAGTATTGCAGCAGTATTTTTTGCAGCTTTCGTTGTTACAGGGACAATGTGGTATGGTAACGCCACAACACCTATTGAATTATTTGGCCCAACTCGTTATCAGTGGGATCAAGGTTATTTCAAACAAGAAATTGAACGTCGAGTTGCAACTGCTATGGATGACGGTTTAAGTCGTTCAGAAGCTTGGTCAGCAATTCCTGAAAAATTGGCGTTTTATGACTATGTTGGTAATAGCCCAGCTAAAGGTGGTTTGTTCCGTACAGGAGCAATGGATAGTGGTGATGGTATCGCCCAAGAATGGTTAGGACACGCAGTATTTACCGATGCAGAAGGTCGTGAATTAGAAGTTCGCCGTATGCCCAACTTCTTTGAAACTTTCCCTGTAATCTTGACAGATTCTGATGGCGTTGTTAGAGCAGATATTCCTTTCCGTCGTGCTGAGTCTAAACTTAGCGTAGAACAAAGTGGCGTAACTGTTGCTTTTTATGGCGGAGCTTTAGATGGTGAAACCTTTGATGATCCATCTGCTGTTAAAAAATATGCTCGTAAGGCTCAGTTAGGTGAAGCTTTCGTGTTTGATACTGAAACCTTAAGTTCTGACGGTGTATTCCGCACTAGCCCTCGTGGTTGGTTTACCTTTGGTCATGCTTGTTTTGCTTTATTATTCTTCTTTGGTCATATCTGGCATGGTTCTCGTACACTATATCGAGATGTATTTGCAGGTGTTGACCCTGAATTAGAAGAAGAACAAGTAGAATGGGGCTTCTATCAGAAAGTTGGTGACAAATCAACTCGTTCGGCAAAAGGAGCATAA
- the psbT gene encoding photosystem II PsbT protein: MESVAYILVLAMALAVLFFAIAFREPPRIEK; encoded by the coding sequence ATGGAAAGTGTTGCATATATTCTGGTTTTAGCTATGGCATTGGCAGTTTTATTTTTTGCGATCGCCTTCCGCGAACCACCCCGTATTGAAAAATAA
- the rps1-1 gene encoding 30S ribosomal protein S1 has translation MVNQQANSTKDIGFTHDDFAALLDKYDYHFSPGDIVAGTVFSMEPRGALIDIGAKTAAYIPIQEMSINRVDNPNEVLQADETREFFILTDENEDGQLTLSIRRIEYMRAWERVRQLQQEDATVRSNVFATNRGGALVRIEGLRGFIPGSHISAREAKEDLVGEDLPLKFLEVDEERNRLVLSHRRALVERKMNGLEVGQVVRGSVRGIKPYGAFIDIGGVSGLLHISEISHDHIDTPHSVFGVNDELKVMIIDLDAERGRISLSTKQLEPEPGDMLKNREVVFEKAEEMAEKYRQKLLAEAEGLTLDEDIPSATEEIEESEEVVTEDTAVTEAEEEQEEVDSEGEMVGAGAEE, from the coding sequence ATGGTCAATCAGCAAGCAAATAGTACTAAAGATATTGGTTTTACTCACGACGATTTCGCTGCTCTTCTCGATAAATACGACTATCATTTTAGTCCTGGAGATATAGTAGCAGGAACAGTTTTTAGTATGGAACCAAGAGGAGCTTTGATTGACATAGGTGCTAAAACTGCTGCTTACATTCCCATTCAGGAGATGTCGATTAATAGAGTTGATAATCCTAACGAAGTTTTACAAGCAGATGAAACTAGAGAATTTTTTATTCTCACAGACGAAAATGAAGATGGGCAATTAACTTTATCCATTAGACGTATAGAATATATGCGTGCTTGGGAGCGTGTAAGACAGCTACAACAGGAAGATGCAACAGTGCGTTCTAATGTTTTTGCGACTAACCGAGGTGGTGCTTTAGTTAGAATCGAAGGCTTAAGAGGTTTTATCCCTGGTTCTCATATCAGTGCTAGAGAAGCGAAGGAAGATTTAGTAGGAGAAGATCTACCCCTAAAATTTTTGGAGGTAGATGAAGAGCGCAATAGACTAGTTCTCAGCCATCGTCGAGCTTTAGTGGAGCGCAAGATGAACGGTTTAGAAGTGGGTCAAGTTGTTCGAGGTTCTGTACGTGGTATAAAACCTTATGGTGCATTTATAGATATTGGTGGAGTAAGCGGGTTATTACATATTTCCGAAATTTCTCACGACCATATTGATACTCCTCACAGTGTGTTTGGGGTTAATGACGAATTAAAAGTTATGATTATTGACCTAGATGCAGAACGAGGTCGTATATCCCTATCTACTAAACAGCTAGAACCCGAACCAGGAGATATGCTGAAAAATAGAGAAGTAGTATTTGAAAAAGCCGAGGAAATGGCAGAGAAATATCGTCAGAAACTACTCGCAGAGGCTGAAGGATTAACGTTAGATGAAGATATTCCATCAGCAACAGAAGAGATAGAAGAGTCAGAAGAAGTTGTTACTGAAGATACCGCAGTAACCGAAGCAGAAGAAGAACAAGAAGAAGTTGATTCTGAAGGTGAAATGGTAGGAGCAGGAGCAGAAGAGTAA
- a CDS encoding HAD-superfamily hydrolase, subfamily IA, variant 1, with product MPVAIACHHLQFSNISAIIFDKDGTLEDSLKFWREVGMQRARLIDAQIPGIGEPLLMAFGIQDNTIDSQGLMALGSRLENEIAAAAYIAETGRSWYEAKKIAQAAFAEVNQSPYLSKTPTSAPLFPEVKVTLNNLVNAGLKLGILSADSSAGVQDFVVSHQLQEYIQLSMGVDDQISKPDPQLLIQACQTLQVPLNQTLMVGDGINDMIMAKKAKVAGAIGICRQKNSLLPQADVQIASLAEIQVL from the coding sequence TTGCCAGTTGCGATCGCTTGTCACCATCTTCAATTCTCTAATATCAGTGCAATTATTTTTGATAAAGATGGCACTTTGGAGGATTCTTTAAAATTCTGGCGAGAAGTGGGAATGCAAAGAGCGCGCCTAATTGATGCTCAAATACCAGGAATAGGAGAGCCATTGTTAATGGCATTTGGAATACAAGATAATACCATAGATTCTCAAGGGTTAATGGCATTAGGTAGCCGTCTGGAAAATGAAATTGCAGCAGCAGCTTACATTGCTGAGACAGGTAGAAGTTGGTATGAAGCTAAAAAAATTGCTCAGGCAGCTTTTGCTGAGGTAAATCAATCCCCATATTTATCCAAAACTCCTACATCCGCACCCCTATTTCCAGAAGTTAAAGTTACTTTAAATAATTTAGTTAATGCAGGATTAAAGTTAGGAATTTTATCTGCCGACTCTAGTGCTGGGGTTCAAGACTTTGTAGTAAGTCATCAATTACAAGAATATATTCAGCTAAGTATGGGAGTAGATGATCAAATTAGTAAACCAGATCCGCAATTACTTATACAAGCTTGCCAAACTTTGCAAGTACCTCTAAATCAGACATTAATGGTAGGTGATGGAATTAATGATATGATTATGGCAAAAAAGGCTAAAGTAGCAGGAGCAATTGGTATTTGTCGTCAAAAAAATAGCCTACTTCCTCAAGCAGATGTTCAAATTGCCAGTTTAGCGGAAATTCAAGTTTTGTAA
- a CDS encoding methionine adenosyltransferase has protein sequence MSRNYLFTSESVTEGHPDKICDQISDTILDALLSQDPLSRVAAEVVVNTGLVLVTGEITTKAQVNYVDLVRKKIAEIGYTNAENGFSANSCSVLIALDEQSSDIAQGVTSAQEQRESLSDDELDKIGAGDQGIMFGYACNETPELMPMPISLAHRMSRRLAQVRKQGELSYLRPDGKTQVSVQYENGKPVGIDTILISTQHTETIGDISEGSAVQKKIKDDLWSAVVQPIFADLDLKPGDHTRFLVNPTGKFVIGGPQGDSGLTGRKIIVDTYGGYSRHGGGAFSGKDPTKVDRSASYACRYVANNIVAAGLADKCEVQVSYAIGVARPVSVFIETFGTAKIAEEKLLQLVLEHFELRPAGIIQTLNLRNIPQQRGGRFYQDVAAYGHFGRNDLDLPWEKIDKKQLLQEYLLSSSAV, from the coding sequence TTGTCTCGTAACTACTTATTTACCTCCGAATCGGTCACAGAAGGTCATCCTGACAAAATTTGTGACCAAATCTCCGATACTATCTTAGATGCTTTACTGTCTCAAGATCCTCTTAGTCGCGTTGCTGCCGAAGTTGTAGTTAACACGGGCTTAGTTTTGGTTACAGGAGAAATTACGACTAAAGCTCAAGTCAATTATGTAGATCTAGTTAGAAAGAAAATTGCCGAAATAGGCTATACTAATGCTGAAAATGGATTTTCCGCCAATAGTTGTTCAGTATTAATCGCCTTAGATGAACAATCTTCAGACATTGCTCAAGGTGTTACTTCTGCTCAAGAGCAAAGAGAATCATTAAGTGATGACGAGTTAGATAAAATTGGGGCTGGTGATCAAGGCATTATGTTTGGATATGCCTGTAATGAAACTCCAGAGTTGATGCCTATGCCTATCAGTTTGGCTCACCGTATGTCTCGTCGTTTAGCACAAGTCCGAAAACAAGGGGAGCTATCTTATTTGCGCCCTGATGGGAAAACTCAAGTTTCGGTGCAATATGAAAATGGTAAGCCCGTTGGTATCGATACTATTTTGATTTCTACGCAGCACACAGAAACAATTGGTGATATTTCTGAAGGTAGTGCTGTACAGAAGAAGATTAAAGATGACCTTTGGTCTGCTGTAGTTCAACCTATATTTGCTGATCTAGATTTAAAGCCTGGTGATCATACTCGCTTTTTGGTAAATCCTACAGGTAAATTTGTGATTGGTGGACCTCAAGGTGATTCTGGACTAACTGGTCGCAAAATCATTGTAGATACTTATGGTGGTTATTCCCGTCATGGTGGTGGTGCTTTTTCTGGCAAAGATCCTACTAAAGTAGACCGCAGTGCATCTTATGCTTGTAGGTATGTTGCCAATAATATTGTAGCTGCTGGTTTGGCAGATAAATGTGAAGTTCAAGTTAGTTATGCCATAGGGGTTGCTAGACCTGTCAGTGTTTTTATTGAAACATTTGGCACTGCAAAAATAGCCGAAGAAAAACTTTTGCAATTAGTGCTAGAACATTTTGAATTGCGTCCTGCGGGGATTATTCAAACTCTTAACCTGAGAAATATTCCCCAACAAAGGGGTGGTCGTTTTTATCAAGATGTGGCAGCCTATGGACATTTTGGTAGAAATGATTTGGATTTGCCCTGGGAGAAAATAGATAAAAAGCAATTGTTGCAAGAGTATTTACTCTCTTCTAGTGCAGTTTAA